A segment of the Carya illinoinensis cultivar Pawnee chromosome 1, C.illinoinensisPawnee_v1, whole genome shotgun sequence genome:
acgagaatcaaggaaattattcgagggaaagagtaattacaaaacaagacaccaactagaaaaaatgtattcagcccctttaaagataacgctcaatcaatgccaaacgactgaatttcatatggcaaagtatttcaaacaactatacccaaaatcattttctttctcttcttttttttcgaattttggatttttttttttttgcctttttttttcgattttttttctttcttttcttttcctttcttttctcttcttttcctttcccttttttttttcttttcttttctcaacaattcaaccacaaacagaaatattcaattgtgataatgaaacaattgaattcaaatacatacaaattgataaggaaatagaagggaatcaatgaaaccttagaaatttcaaatcctagatgatgcaaattttgacagctctcaaacaaggaatttagccaccctatgatgatgaacatgaaacccaaaagatagaataatttggcaaccctaggaaattcgaatttctgcactttttttttttttgtgcaaccctagaacaatgaagctctagaattaacgatacaataaataaagatagaatcagacctgattggaaaccttgctctgataccaaatgatgtgaaccccaatcgactcgctttgagacccaacaacaatattggaaaaacaaacccaagaacgccaaactcaagtctatggatggagaatctagacccgttgagatctcgtttcaagaacctagattatattaaaatctagacccaatgaaatctcgtctcaagaacccaaattacaaggaggaacgccacaaaggttgtgatttacctttgataagttcaagagttcaattaagaacaagaggagaaaactcactcacaatgaaaattcaataaaaaatgtcttacctctcaaatgaggctacaagtgccttaaataaacaattcccaaaaccctaaaggaatagtgccgtgggtactgtagcgtgaacagtgccgtactacagtaacttctaaaaccctagttcacataaattaataactttccaaatatgcctttggccaaaatacaaggtcttcccaaaaaccctagttcattagaaataagacatatgggctagacatctcccaagctcaattattctagaataattcatttgactaataaaataagtcatttcaatgaaataaataagtctatggtctttaataataatcggctcaagtcgtgtcttccatagtttggatcaagtggatcaaaactggttctcattctttcaaacccatcatgtgtgttgggctcttgctagtttcatcccaattggattgcaccaattcttgcattactcccttaatcttcatggctcttaatcttgtaattgatccttaagacttgatctgccttggggcccatcacatAGATTTTGTCTTTGGCATATACTTAAGAAAGTTCCCGAGAAACTTGGTTCATATGGTTCCTACAAAACTGGGATGAAAAGTGCCTTGATGAAAGTCGTATATGACACCCAACGTGTTGATGAGTTTGAGAAGTGTTGGGATGAGTTGCTTACCACTTACAACTTGCATGAGAATGTGTGGTTGCAGAGCCTATACGTTGAGCGTGAACATTGGGTCCCAGCATTTTTGAAGGAGTgtttttgggctggaatgagtacaacgcagcgaagcgagagcatgaatgcattcTTTGAAGGTTATGTACATTCTAGAACAAACTTAAAGGAGTTTGTAGACCAATTTGATaacgccttgaaaaaaaaaattgagaatgaaaatctcGCAGACTTCCAGTCATTTAATGTCACAATTCCCTGCATATCTAGATCTCCGATTGAAAAGAGGTTCCAAGAGTTGTACACGATTGCTAAGTTCAAGGAAGTTCAGCAACAAGTCAACGGTATCATTGACTTGAATCCGAAGTTAGCACCAAGTGATGGTGCAATAAAGACATATATGGTTGAGGATGAAGTAGCTTTGGAGGAGTTCACTAAGTTGGTTACGTATTTTGTGGACTTTAGTGAGGTTGATGCAGTTGCAAAGTGCTCTTGTGGattatttgagatgaggggAATATTATGTCGGCACATTTTGGCTGTATTCCGATGTAACGATATTAGATATTTGCTGGAAATATAcattttagatcgatggaggaaggatATTAAAAGGCGATACACATTAATCCACAGTAGCTATGATGAAGGGGACCAACGACCCGATGCTAATAGATATTCAAGTCTTTTGAGCATTTATTATCAGATGATTACTCATGCAGCTAGTTCGAGAAAGCATACTGAGGATGCGAGAAGTAAGTTACATGCGATGATTGAGCTCTATCGTGCCAATGAAGAACCCCCATCTTTCACTTAAATTGGTTCTAATGCTAATGACACGGCAAATGACACTACGGTCGGGTGTTCTGGGGAAGTACACAGCCCGCGTGTTGTGCGAGGCAAAGGCAGACCTCCATCTCTAAAAAGAGTATCCAGGATGGAGATAGACATGcggaaagcaaaaaaaaaagttgaagaaagCACCAGCAAAGGGGAAGCGTAAAGaggtgaaaatattttatgttattcGAGTCTTCCAGTCATTTTATTAAAAGCTTAATAACGTATATTTGTTTGGTAATTAGCGGGATGGAGGCGATACCCGGTCCGTGAGTAAAGGACATACATCTGTTGTGGAAGTATGCAGGAGTTTATTTGGCCCTTCTGAGATCGATCGAACCAAATATGAACACATGCAAGTATATtaattagtttatatttattaataagtttaaaaaGGTGGTTGTATATTGACCTTAGACCAATTTGCAGCAGGCTATTTCAGGTGTGGGTATAGACATTACTACAACACAGGCCCGACAAAGTGTGATGCAGAGTCAAGAAAGCGTAAGTGGATTTGTGCAATTTATCTTTGCCTACTTTAAtacttatatttattagtacgattaatatttatgtttattatttacagatgcAAGTTGAGTTGGATGGATCACAATTGG
Coding sequences within it:
- the LOC122300788 gene encoding protein FAR1-RELATED SEQUENCE 5-like — encoded protein: MNAFFEGYVHSRTNLKEFVDQFDNALKKKIENENLADFQSFNVTIPCISRSPIEKRFQELYTIAKFKEVQQQVNGIIDLNPKLAPSDGAIKTYMVEDEVALEEFTKLVTYFVDFSEVDAVAKCSCGLFEMRGILCRHILAVFRCNDIRYLLEIYILDRWRKDIKRRYTLIHSSYDEGDQRPDANRYSSLLSIYYQMITHAASSRKHTEDARSKLHAMIELYRANEEPPSFT